The following are encoded in a window of Streptomyces sp. 11x1 genomic DNA:
- a CDS encoding M15 family metallopeptidase, whose amino-acid sequence MPSIILMSDPEVAGVPVQECGEPLVDLRELPFVVVDSRQADPEGAYAHLREGVAWRLARAARLLPDGLRLLVTEGYRPLALQIHYFERYAAELRQANPDWTEEFLHVQTSRSLSPPEIGPHVAGAAVDLTLCTAAGEELDMGTRLDASPEESDDACYTDAPNISDTARRNRRTLSAALTTAGLVNYPTEWWHWSYGDRYWALMTGAPNALYGPASTGP is encoded by the coding sequence ATGCCTTCGATCATCCTCATGAGCGACCCCGAGGTCGCCGGTGTCCCGGTCCAGGAGTGCGGTGAGCCCCTCGTCGATCTGAGGGAGCTGCCCTTCGTGGTGGTCGACTCCCGTCAGGCCGACCCCGAGGGGGCGTACGCGCACCTCCGTGAGGGCGTCGCCTGGCGTCTCGCACGGGCCGCCCGGCTGCTGCCCGACGGGCTGCGGCTGCTGGTCACCGAGGGGTACCGGCCGCTGGCCCTGCAGATTCATTACTTCGAGCGGTACGCCGCCGAACTGCGGCAGGCCAACCCCGACTGGACGGAGGAGTTCCTCCACGTCCAGACCAGCCGTTCGCTCTCCCCGCCGGAGATCGGGCCGCATGTCGCCGGCGCCGCGGTCGACCTCACCCTGTGCACGGCCGCCGGGGAGGAACTCGACATGGGCACACGCCTGGACGCCAGCCCCGAGGAGAGCGACGACGCCTGCTACACCGACGCGCCCAACATCTCCGACACGGCCCGCCGCAACCGGCGCACCCTCTCGGCGGCGCTCACCACGGCCGGGCTGGTCAACTACCCCACCGAGTGGTGGCACTGGTCGTACGGGGACAGGTACTGGGCGCTGATGACGGGCGCGCCGAACGCGCTGTACGGGCCCGCGAGCACCGGCCCCTAG
- a CDS encoding BTAD domain-containing putative transcriptional regulator, with product MELEFRLLGPVEAWHGDRPLRLGGPKPRALLAVLLLRAGQVVPADALVDVVWGDDPPDTARALVQTYVSALRRALPPQAAEAIETRPPGYVMRPGVGRVDLAEFEARTADGRRAAAEGDPTEAARLLRQALELWRGPALGGVGEALRGEAGRLEEARQAALEERIAAELETGGHEAELVTELTALVGAHPARERLRGQLMLGLYRLGRQADALAVYAEGRTVLAEELGLDPGPELNRLYEAILRADPTLLAATAAPAAPGPVGTAPPRAVSLLPPAIGDFTGRQEELARVVEGLTAAREAMPVVVVSGAAGVGKSTLAVQAAHRVAGAYPDGQLYAELHGFSEPVPPAEVLGRLLRALGADPPEDTAERGDLFRSLVAGRRILLVLDDANGEAQVRPLLPGSASCGVLVTSRARLGGLVGARRTDLDVLDDARGLELLTRVTGPERTPDDPSEQAAARRIVELCGGLPLALRIAGARLATRRHWTPSVLAERLADEHRRLDELSVGDLEVRAGLGLSYQALDECARRVLRRVATLGSADVAVWAVAALSGMTEDGAEEVLERLLDAQLITCPGTDQIGQPRYRLHDLVRVYAAERAEAEDPSDDRTAAVGRALSAGLWLMDRVTEQSPSGAVTLRQRLTPKGRGELREQPHTAESRDTADPPTPVGARTTRRALEDPFAWFDAEADTLTAAVERAAAMGLHALACEAAAALCSSSFAIKNRFDAWWRSHDAALAAARRAEDRSGEALLIIGLGQLRYEQDRIAESQEYFRTAERICTELGDVRGRSAALAGLGSACREVGELRDAERALTDAAEGFRRVGDDTGVGVACRYGGSVRLELGDQKGAFPLLDESLRAYRRLGSRRGEALALRTLSLVHRSLDAYEEAARVAEQALEILRDLGDPHMAAYALRARAKARLRLGHVREAETELHEILEVCRTHEDRFGEALTLRTLGECALADGRLTDAEGLLTASAALWGVLALPLPRARALRNLSVVRAALGDQAGAEELRAEAMAVFNACEARERNEPWPWV from the coding sequence GTGGAGCTGGAATTCCGACTGCTCGGCCCGGTAGAGGCATGGCACGGTGACAGACCCCTGCGGCTGGGCGGCCCGAAACCGCGCGCGCTGCTGGCCGTGCTGCTGCTGCGGGCCGGACAGGTGGTGCCCGCCGACGCGCTCGTGGACGTGGTCTGGGGGGACGACCCCCCGGACACGGCACGGGCGCTGGTGCAGACGTACGTGTCGGCCCTGCGCCGGGCGCTGCCCCCTCAGGCGGCGGAGGCGATCGAGACCCGGCCGCCGGGATACGTGATGCGGCCCGGCGTCGGCCGGGTCGATCTGGCGGAGTTCGAGGCCCGCACCGCCGACGGGCGGCGGGCCGCCGCCGAGGGCGACCCCACGGAGGCCGCGCGGCTGCTGCGCCAGGCGCTGGAGCTGTGGCGGGGCCCGGCGCTCGGCGGGGTCGGGGAGGCGCTGCGGGGTGAGGCCGGGCGGTTGGAGGAGGCCCGGCAGGCGGCCCTGGAGGAACGGATCGCCGCCGAGCTGGAGACCGGCGGGCACGAGGCGGAACTGGTCACCGAACTGACCGCGCTGGTCGGCGCGCATCCGGCCCGGGAACGGCTGCGCGGGCAGCTGATGCTGGGCCTCTACCGGCTCGGCCGGCAGGCCGACGCGCTGGCCGTCTACGCGGAGGGCCGGACCGTGCTCGCCGAGGAGCTGGGCCTCGACCCGGGCCCGGAGCTGAACCGCCTGTACGAGGCCATCCTGCGGGCCGACCCAACCCTGCTCGCCGCGACGGCGGCGCCCGCGGCTCCGGGGCCCGTCGGCACGGCCCCGCCCCGGGCGGTGTCGCTCCTGCCGCCCGCCATCGGCGACTTCACCGGTCGGCAGGAGGAGCTGGCCCGGGTCGTCGAGGGGCTGACCGCCGCCCGGGAGGCGATGCCCGTCGTCGTGGTCTCGGGGGCCGCCGGGGTCGGCAAGTCCACGCTCGCCGTGCAGGCCGCGCACCGGGTCGCCGGTGCGTACCCCGACGGGCAGCTCTACGCCGAACTGCACGGCTTCAGCGAGCCCGTGCCGCCCGCCGAGGTTCTGGGCCGGCTGTTGCGGGCGCTCGGCGCCGACCCGCCGGAGGACACGGCCGAACGCGGCGACCTGTTCCGCAGTCTGGTCGCCGGACGCCGGATCCTGCTGGTCCTCGACGACGCGAACGGCGAGGCCCAGGTACGGCCCCTGCTGCCGGGCAGCGCCAGCTGCGGGGTCCTGGTGACCTCACGGGCCCGGCTCGGCGGGCTCGTCGGGGCGCGCCGCACCGACCTGGACGTCCTGGACGACGCCCGCGGACTCGAACTGCTCACCAGGGTCACCGGCCCGGAACGCACGCCGGACGACCCGAGCGAACAGGCCGCGGCCCGCCGGATCGTCGAGCTGTGCGGCGGGCTGCCGCTGGCCCTGCGGATCGCCGGCGCCCGCCTCGCGACCCGGCGGCACTGGACGCCCAGCGTCCTCGCCGAGCGGCTCGCCGACGAACACCGCCGCCTGGACGAGCTGTCCGTGGGCGACCTGGAGGTCCGGGCCGGGCTCGGCCTCAGCTACCAGGCGCTCGACGAGTGCGCCCGCCGCGTCCTGCGCCGTGTCGCCACGCTCGGTTCGGCCGACGTGGCCGTGTGGGCGGTCGCCGCGCTCTCCGGCATGACCGAGGACGGGGCGGAGGAGGTCCTCGAACGACTCCTGGACGCCCAGCTGATCACCTGCCCGGGCACCGACCAGATCGGCCAGCCCCGCTACCGCCTGCACGACCTGGTCCGCGTCTACGCCGCCGAACGCGCTGAGGCCGAGGACCCGTCCGACGACCGCACGGCGGCGGTGGGCAGGGCGCTGTCGGCCGGCCTGTGGCTGATGGACCGGGTGACGGAGCAGTCCCCATCAGGCGCGGTGACTCTGAGACAGAGGCTCACCCCTAAGGGGCGCGGGGAACTGCGCGAGCAACCACACACGGCCGAAAGCCGCGACACAGCAGACCCCCCCACCCCAGTAGGCGCACGAACCACCCGCCGAGCCCTCGAAGACCCCTTCGCCTGGTTCGACGCCGAGGCCGACACCCTCACCGCCGCGGTGGAACGCGCGGCAGCGATGGGCCTGCACGCCCTCGCCTGCGAAGCGGCAGCGGCCCTGTGCTCCTCCTCGTTCGCCATCAAGAACCGCTTCGACGCCTGGTGGCGCAGCCACGACGCCGCCCTCGCCGCGGCACGCCGGGCCGAGGACCGCTCGGGCGAGGCCCTGCTGATCATCGGCCTCGGACAGCTCCGCTACGAGCAGGACCGCATCGCCGAGTCCCAGGAGTACTTCCGCACCGCCGAGCGCATCTGCACCGAACTGGGCGACGTCCGCGGCCGCTCCGCCGCCCTCGCCGGCCTCGGCAGCGCCTGCCGCGAGGTCGGCGAACTCCGGGACGCGGAACGGGCGTTGACCGACGCCGCCGAGGGCTTCCGCCGGGTCGGCGACGACACGGGCGTCGGGGTCGCCTGCCGGTACGGCGGTTCCGTACGCCTCGAACTGGGCGACCAGAAGGGCGCGTTCCCGCTGCTCGACGAGTCGCTGCGGGCCTATCGGCGGCTCGGCAGCCGACGCGGCGAGGCGCTGGCGCTGCGCACGCTCAGCCTGGTGCACCGCTCGCTCGACGCGTACGAGGAGGCCGCGCGCGTGGCGGAGCAGGCGCTGGAGATCCTGCGCGACCTCGGCGACCCGCACATGGCGGCGTACGCGCTGCGGGCCCGGGCCAAGGCGCGGCTGAGGCTCGGGCACGTGCGGGAGGCGGAGACGGAGCTGCACGAGATCCTGGAGGTCTGCCGGACCCACGAGGACCGCTTCGGCGAGGCCCTGACGCTGCGCACGCTCGGCGAGTGCGCGCTGGCCGACGGGCGGCTGACGGACGCGGAGGGGCTGCTGACGGCCTCCGCCGCGCTCTGGGGCGTCCTCGCCCTGCCGCTGCCCCGGGCCCGCGCCCTGCGCAATCTGTCGGTGGTCCGGGCCGCGCTCGGGGACCAGGCCGGCGCGGAGGAGCTGCGGGCCGAGGCCATGGCGGTGTTCAACGCCTGCGAGGCCCGCGAACGGAACGAGCCGTGGCCGTGGGTGTGA
- a CDS encoding HD domain-containing protein — protein sequence MNSSRSTDPLTAVTDPPLRPLPERAVTLLRSLGAPPRLAAHLRLVHDVAHELTAWLEQRHPRLPFDRAAALFGAATHDIGKITHPGELSGPGSAHEEAGRRLLLEHGVEPESARFAATHAAWAEPGVGVEDLLVSLADKVWKNKRVRELEDLFVGRLAEVSGRPAWEEFHALDDLLDPLGAGADRRLAFQASYPVHP from the coding sequence GTGAATTCGTCGCGCTCCACCGATCCGCTGACCGCCGTCACCGACCCGCCACTGCGCCCCCTGCCCGAGCGGGCCGTGACGCTGCTGCGAAGCCTCGGCGCCCCGCCCCGGCTCGCGGCACACCTACGGCTCGTCCACGACGTGGCACACGAACTGACCGCCTGGTTGGAACAGCGGCACCCGCGGCTGCCGTTCGACCGCGCGGCCGCGCTCTTCGGGGCGGCCACGCACGACATCGGGAAGATCACGCACCCCGGGGAGCTGTCGGGCCCCGGCTCCGCGCACGAGGAGGCCGGGCGCCGACTGCTGCTGGAGCACGGGGTCGAGCCGGAGTCGGCCAGGTTCGCGGCCACGCACGCGGCGTGGGCGGAGCCCGGCGTCGGGGTGGAGGACCTGCTGGTCTCCCTGGCCGACAAGGTGTGGAAGAACAAGCGGGTGCGGGAGCTGGAGGACCTCTTCGTCGGCCGGCTGGCGGAGGTGAGCGGCCGGCCCGCCTGGGAGGAGTTCCACGCCCTCGACGACCTCCTCGACCCGCTCGGTGCCGGCGCGGACCGTCGGCTGGCCTTCCAGGCGTCGTACCCCGTACACCCGTAG
- the recO gene encoding DNA repair protein RecO, translating to MSLFRDDGVVLRTQKLGEADRIITLLTRGHGRVRAVARGVRRTKSKFGARLEPFSHVDVQFFARGSELVGRGLPLCTQSETIAPYGGGIVSDYARYTAGTAMLETAERFTDHEGEPAVQQYLLLVGGLRTLARGEHAPHLVLDAFLLRSLAVNGYAPTFSDCAKCGMPGPNRFFSVASGGSVCVDCRVPGSVVPSPQTLELLAALLTGDWETADASEPRHVREGSGLVSAYLHWHLERGLRSLRYVEKS from the coding sequence ATGAGCCTATTCCGGGACGACGGTGTCGTGCTGCGCACCCAGAAGCTGGGTGAAGCGGACCGGATCATCACGTTGCTCACCCGTGGGCACGGGCGGGTGCGGGCCGTGGCGCGCGGGGTGCGGCGGACCAAGTCCAAGTTCGGCGCGCGGCTCGAACCCTTCTCCCACGTGGACGTGCAGTTCTTCGCGCGCGGCAGCGAGCTGGTCGGGCGCGGGCTGCCCCTGTGCACCCAGAGCGAGACCATCGCTCCCTACGGCGGCGGCATCGTGAGCGACTACGCCCGCTACACCGCCGGGACGGCCATGCTGGAGACCGCCGAGCGGTTCACGGACCACGAGGGCGAGCCCGCCGTGCAGCAGTACCTGCTGCTCGTCGGCGGGCTGCGCACCCTCGCCCGCGGCGAACACGCCCCGCACCTGGTCCTCGACGCCTTCCTGCTGCGCTCCCTCGCCGTCAACGGCTACGCCCCCACCTTCAGCGACTGCGCCAAGTGCGGCATGCCCGGCCCGAACCGTTTCTTCTCCGTCGCCTCCGGAGGCTCCGTCTGCGTGGACTGCCGGGTGCCCGGCAGCGTCGTACCCTCGCCACAGACGCTGGAACTGCTCGCGGCGCTCCTTACGGGAGACTGGGAGACCGCGGACGCGAGCGAGCCGCGGCACGTCAGGGAGGGCAGCGGGCTGGTGTCCGCCTATCTGCACTGGCATCTGGAGCGCGGCCTGCGCTCCCTTCGGTACGTGGAGAAGTCGTAG
- a CDS encoding isoprenyl transferase, which translates to MVVRGFLGRQRREYKAPTPHPSGARAPKLPGELVPEHVAIVMDGNGRWAKERGLPRTEGHKVGAERVLDVLQGSIEVGVRNISLYAFSTENWKRSPDEVRFLMNFNRDFIRKTRDQLDELGIRVRWVGRMPKLWKSVARELQVAQEQTKDNDLLTLYFCMNYGGRAEIADAAQALAEDIRAGRLDPSKVTEKTFAKYLYYPDMPDVDLFLRPSGEQRTSNYLLWQSAYAEMVFQDVLWPDFDRRDLWRACVEFASRDRRFGGAVPNEELLAMEAAMEGRTEG; encoded by the coding sequence ATGGTGGTACGCGGGTTCCTCGGGCGTCAGCGCCGCGAGTACAAGGCGCCGACGCCGCACCCGTCCGGCGCCCGCGCGCCCAAGCTCCCCGGCGAGCTGGTCCCCGAGCACGTGGCGATCGTCATGGACGGCAACGGCCGCTGGGCCAAGGAGCGCGGGCTGCCGCGCACCGAGGGCCACAAGGTCGGCGCCGAGCGCGTGCTCGACGTCCTCCAGGGCTCGATCGAGGTCGGCGTCCGCAACATCTCCCTCTACGCCTTCTCCACCGAGAACTGGAAGCGCTCGCCCGACGAGGTCCGCTTCCTGATGAACTTCAACCGCGACTTCATCCGCAAGACCCGCGACCAGCTCGACGAACTCGGCATCCGGGTCCGCTGGGTGGGCCGGATGCCGAAGCTGTGGAAGTCGGTCGCCAGGGAACTGCAGGTCGCGCAGGAGCAGACCAAGGACAACGACCTGCTGACGCTGTACTTCTGCATGAACTACGGCGGCCGGGCCGAGATCGCCGACGCGGCCCAGGCCCTCGCCGAGGACATCCGCGCGGGCCGCCTCGACCCCTCCAAGGTCACCGAGAAGACCTTCGCGAAGTACCTCTACTACCCGGACATGCCGGACGTCGACCTCTTCCTGCGTCCCAGCGGTGAGCAGCGCACCTCCAACTACCTGCTCTGGCAGAGCGCCTACGCCGAGATGGTCTTCCAGGACGTGCTGTGGCCCGACTTCGACCGCCGTGACCTGTGGCGGGCGTGCGTGGAGTTCGCCTCCCGCGACCGCCGCTTCGGCGGTGCCGTCCCGAACGAGGAACTCCTCGCGATGGAAGCCGCGATGGAGGGCCGGACGGAGGGCTGA
- a CDS encoding YcxB family protein, with protein MTRAGGENVELVYRAAVGDFREAVRVSARASAAGRWGRALLLFAAGAGLLVTVVTLALGALPDARALMTPVAAGGLVLLPRLQARLLHRRAAALGLHRAVLDPWGVTVAHDRGTERPARWSQVSRYAETPHTFVLLSGAHAPRLTVLPKRGLATPADADRLRAVLTREGLTRL; from the coding sequence GTGACGCGGGCCGGCGGGGAGAACGTGGAGCTGGTGTACCGGGCGGCGGTCGGGGACTTCCGCGAGGCGGTACGCGTGTCCGCGCGCGCCTCGGCCGCCGGCCGGTGGGGCCGGGCGCTGCTGCTGTTCGCCGCCGGGGCGGGCCTGCTCGTCACGGTCGTGACGCTCGCCCTGGGCGCCCTGCCCGACGCACGGGCCCTGATGACGCCGGTGGCGGCGGGCGGCCTCGTCCTGCTGCCGCGGCTCCAGGCCCGCCTCCTGCACCGGCGGGCGGCGGCCCTCGGGCTGCATCGCGCCGTGCTGGACCCGTGGGGCGTGACGGTCGCGCACGACCGGGGCACCGAGCGCCCGGCCCGCTGGTCCCAGGTCTCCCGGTACGCGGAGACCCCGCACACCTTCGTCCTGCTCAGCGGCGCCCACGCACCCCGTCTCACCGTGCTCCCGAAGCGCGGCCTGGCGACCCCCGCCGACGCCGACCGTCTCCGCGCCGTCCTGACCCGCGAGGGCCTGACCCGGCTGTAG
- a CDS encoding Fur family transcriptional regulator — translation MTTAGPVRGRSTRQRAAVAAALDEVDEFRSAQELHDMLKHKGDSVGLTTVYRTLQSLADAGEVDVLRTSDGESVYRRCSTGEHHHHLVCRICGAAVEVEGPAVEKWADAIAAEHGFVNVAHTVEIFGTCADCAAKTS, via the coding sequence GTGACGACCGCCGGACCTGTACGAGGTCGTTCCACCCGGCAGCGGGCGGCCGTGGCCGCGGCACTGGACGAGGTCGACGAGTTCCGCAGCGCGCAGGAACTCCACGACATGCTCAAGCACAAAGGCGACTCGGTCGGGCTCACCACCGTGTACCGCACGTTGCAGTCCCTCGCCGACGCGGGCGAGGTCGATGTCCTGCGCACCTCCGACGGCGAGTCCGTGTACCGCCGCTGCTCGACCGGCGAGCACCATCACCACCTGGTCTGCCGGATCTGCGGCGCGGCCGTGGAGGTGGAGGGCCCCGCGGTCGAGAAGTGGGCCGACGCGATCGCCGCCGAGCATGGCTTCGTGAACGTCGCCCACACGGTGGAGATCTTCGGCACCTGCGCGGACTGCGCGGCCAAGACGTCGTAG
- a CDS encoding metal ABC transporter permease, whose translation MQLLDYAFMQRALLAAVLVGITAPAIGIYLVQRRQALMGDGIGHVAMTGVGLGFMLSWSPVWMATLVSVVGAVLMELIRWYGRTRGDIALAMLFYGGMAGGVMLINLAPGGTNANLMSFLFGSLSTVSQEDITAICVLAAFVIVMTLGLRRQLFAVSQDEEFARVTGLPVRALNLLTAVTAAVTVTVAMRVVGLLLVSALMVVPVAAAQQLTRSFAATFAIAVALGVTVTIGGTVTSYYQDVPPGATIVLLAIAAFMVLTALATPLAKRRARALETAPGDPAECGVPQALEAAGTGVAKDTVPAARGSAEGSAS comes from the coding sequence ACGCCTTCATGCAGCGGGCCCTGCTCGCCGCCGTCCTCGTCGGCATCACCGCTCCCGCCATCGGCATCTACCTCGTCCAGCGCCGTCAGGCCCTGATGGGCGACGGCATCGGCCATGTCGCGATGACCGGCGTCGGCCTCGGCTTCATGCTCTCCTGGTCGCCGGTCTGGATGGCGACGCTGGTGTCCGTGGTGGGCGCGGTGCTCATGGAGCTGATCCGCTGGTACGGCAGGACGCGCGGCGACATCGCGCTCGCCATGCTCTTCTACGGCGGCATGGCCGGCGGTGTGATGCTCATCAACCTCGCGCCCGGCGGCACCAACGCCAATCTGATGTCGTTCCTCTTCGGCTCGCTGTCGACCGTGTCACAGGAGGACATCACCGCGATCTGCGTGCTCGCCGCGTTCGTGATCGTGATGACGCTGGGGCTGCGCCGGCAGCTGTTCGCGGTCAGCCAGGACGAGGAGTTCGCCCGGGTCACCGGTCTGCCGGTGCGGGCGCTGAACCTGCTGACGGCGGTCACGGCGGCGGTGACCGTGACGGTCGCCATGCGCGTCGTCGGACTGCTGCTGGTGTCCGCGCTGATGGTCGTGCCCGTCGCCGCCGCACAGCAGCTCACCCGCAGCTTCGCGGCGACGTTCGCGATCGCCGTGGCCCTCGGGGTGACCGTGACGATCGGCGGCACGGTCACCTCGTACTACCAGGACGTGCCGCCCGGCGCGACGATCGTGCTGCTCGCCATCGCCGCGTTCATGGTGCTGACCGCGCTGGCGACACCGCTGGCCAAGCGCCGCGCGCGGGCCCTGGAGACGGCGCCCGGGGACCCGGCGGAGTGCGGGGTCCCGCAGGCCCTGGAGGCCGCCGGGACGGGTGTGGCGAAGGACACGGTTCCGGCCGCCCGGGGCTCCGCCGAGGGGTCCGCGAGCTGA